The following proteins come from a genomic window of Dictyoglomus sp.:
- a CDS encoding amidohydrolase family protein, with product MRILIKNVSLLKNNQIIPEIDIFIKDDIIEQIDKNITKDYDYIIDGKDKLAMPGLVNAHTHLAMTLFRGFADDLPLKEWLETKIWPNEAKLKEEDVYWGSLLGALEMIKGGTVAFADMYFYMDKVAEVVEKSGLRANLSWGMIAILGDEEKRLENSLKFAERWHKSCNGRILVSLAPHAPYTCPPKFLEKVIDKAVQYELSIHTHLSETEGEVKEIKERYGETPIRLMDKIGLFNVPTISAHCVFVDSEEIEILAKRKVGVVHNPQSNLKLASGIAPIKDMLDKGVRVGLGTDGPASNNNLDMWEEIRLSATLHKGYKKDPTAIPAFLALEMATRRGMEILGWENSGVIEEGKKADLILVDFKRPHFFPRFNLISHLVYSANSSDVDTVIVDGKILMEKREVKTLDEERILYETEKRAFLLVKEE from the coding sequence GTGAGAATACTTATTAAAAATGTTTCTTTACTAAAAAATAATCAGATAATTCCAGAGATTGATATATTTATAAAGGATGATATTATTGAGCAAATAGATAAAAATATCACAAAAGATTATGACTATATAATTGATGGTAAAGATAAATTAGCGATGCCAGGTTTAGTTAATGCTCATACTCATCTTGCAATGACTTTATTTAGGGGTTTTGCTGATGATCTTCCTCTAAAAGAATGGCTTGAAACGAAAATTTGGCCTAATGAAGCAAAATTGAAAGAAGAAGATGTATACTGGGGAAGTCTATTAGGGGCTTTAGAAATGATCAAAGGAGGAACTGTTGCTTTTGCAGATATGTATTTTTACATGGATAAGGTAGCAGAAGTAGTCGAGAAAAGCGGTCTTAGGGCAAACCTTTCTTGGGGGATGATTGCAATTCTTGGAGATGAAGAAAAAAGATTAGAAAATAGCTTAAAATTTGCAGAAAGATGGCACAAATCCTGTAATGGAAGGATTTTAGTGAGTCTTGCACCTCATGCACCTTATACTTGTCCTCCTAAATTTTTAGAAAAGGTAATTGATAAGGCTGTTCAATATGAATTAAGTATACATACCCATCTTTCGGAAACAGAAGGAGAAGTTAAAGAAATAAAAGAAAGATATGGTGAGACTCCAATAAGATTAATGGATAAAATTGGACTTTTTAATGTTCCTACCATATCCGCTCATTGTGTTTTTGTTGATTCCGAGGAGATAGAGATTTTAGCAAAAAGAAAAGTAGGAGTAGTTCATAATCCTCAAAGCAACTTAAAACTTGCATCAGGTATTGCTCCAATTAAAGATATGCTAGATAAGGGAGTAAGAGTAGGGCTAGGAACCGATGGTCCAGCAAGTAATAATAATTTAGATATGTGGGAAGAAATTAGGCTCTCCGCCACTTTACATAAAGGATATAAAAAAGATCCTACTGCTATTCCTGCTTTTTTAGCTTTAGAAATGGCAACAAGAAGAGGAATGGAAATTCTTGGTTGGGAAAATTCAGGAGTTATTGAGGAGGGGAAAAAGGCGGATCTTATTCTAGTTGATTTCAAAAGACCTCACTTCTTCCCTCGTTTCAATCTTATTTCCCATTTAGTTTATAGTGCTAATTCTTCTGATGTGGATACAGTTATTGTAGATGGAAAAATTCTTATGGAGAAAAGAGAAGTAAAAACTTTAGATGAAGAAAGAATTTTATATGAGACTGAAAAAAGAGCTTTTTTATTAGTAAAAGAAGAATAG
- the asnS gene encoding asparagine--tRNA ligase, translating to MAIPWIYIEDIPETSAEKIEIRGWLANKRSSGKIVFLIIRDGTGFIQGVADLNNFSQEELEAIEKIPLESSIIVQGKVKEEPRAPTGWEIYLDKVEVVSLSQDYPIQKKEHSIEFLMEHRHLWIRSRKQQAILRIRSEIIKAIRDFLDERGFILVDAPILTPSSCEGTTTLFELDYFDLGKAYLSQSGQLYMEAACMALGKVYCFGPAFRAEKSKTRRHLTEFWMVEPEMAYWDWQDNMKLQEDLVSYIVQRVLERRKKELEILERDTKPLEEIFPPFPRITYKEACELLNKKGIPFSYGEDFGGDEETVISQEFNKPVFIHHYPAKIKPFYMQPDPENPELVLNDDLLAPEGYGEIIGGSQRIHDLNLLEEKIKENNLPREAFEWYIDLRRYGSVPHSGFGLGIERTTAWICGLKHVREAIPFPRMIYRIYP from the coding sequence ATGGCCATACCTTGGATATATATTGAAGATATACCTGAAACAAGTGCCGAGAAAATAGAAATACGTGGTTGGCTTGCTAATAAAAGATCTAGTGGGAAAATTGTTTTCTTAATAATAAGGGACGGTACAGGTTTTATTCAAGGAGTCGCAGATCTTAATAATTTTTCTCAAGAAGAATTAGAAGCTATAGAAAAGATCCCATTAGAGTCATCAATTATTGTACAGGGGAAAGTAAAAGAAGAACCAAGAGCTCCTACGGGCTGGGAAATTTATTTAGATAAAGTAGAGGTTGTTTCTCTATCTCAAGATTATCCTATTCAAAAAAAGGAACATTCTATTGAGTTTTTAATGGAGCATAGACATCTTTGGATAAGATCCAGAAAACAACAAGCAATTCTGAGGATTAGAAGTGAGATAATAAAAGCAATTAGAGATTTTTTAGATGAGAGAGGATTTATTTTAGTTGATGCTCCTATTTTAACTCCATCTTCCTGTGAAGGAACCACAACTCTTTTTGAATTAGATTACTTTGATCTTGGAAAAGCATATCTTTCTCAAAGTGGACAGCTTTATATGGAAGCAGCATGCATGGCATTGGGAAAAGTTTATTGTTTTGGTCCTGCCTTTCGAGCAGAGAAATCAAAAACAAGGAGACACTTAACAGAATTTTGGATGGTAGAGCCAGAAATGGCATATTGGGATTGGCAGGATAATATGAAACTTCAGGAGGATTTAGTAAGCTATATAGTTCAAAGAGTCTTAGAAAGAAGGAAAAAGGAACTTGAAATTCTTGAGAGAGATACGAAACCTTTAGAAGAGATCTTTCCACCTTTTCCAAGAATTACCTATAAAGAAGCTTGTGAATTGTTGAATAAAAAGGGAATTCCTTTTTCCTATGGTGAGGATTTTGGAGGAGACGAGGAAACAGTAATATCTCAAGAGTTTAATAAGCCTGTCTTCATTCATCATTATCCTGCAAAAATAAAACCTTTTTATATGCAACCAGACCCTGAAAATCCAGAGTTAGTTCTTAATGATGATCTATTAGCTCCAGAGGGTTATGGAGAAATTATTGGGGGAAGTCAAAGAATTCATGATTTAAATCTTTTAGAAGAAAAAATAAAGGAAAATAATTTACCAAGAGAAGCTTTTGAATGGTATATTGATTTAAGAAGATATGGTTCTGTTCCCCATTCGGGATTTGGGCTTGGTATAGAGAGAACTACCGCTTGGATTTGTGGATTAAAACATGTAAGAGAAGCTATTCCTTTCCCGAGGATGATATATAGGATATATCCATAA
- the hypA gene encoding hydrogenase nickel incorporation protein HypA has product MHEWALAEAIVNTAIKEAQNKNLSKVEFLSIRIGEIQQIDLEIFKFAIKELSKDTILKDAEIRYENYPAILLCNVCRNEWSYTESFEKLNDEEKEAIHFIPETIHVYIYCPKCGSVDFEIKEGRGVWIEEIL; this is encoded by the coding sequence ATGCACGAATGGGCGCTCGCTGAGGCGATTGTAAATACCGCCATAAAAGAAGCTCAGAATAAAAATCTGAGTAAGGTAGAATTTTTATCAATAAGAATAGGGGAAATTCAACAAATTGATCTAGAGATCTTTAAATTTGCTATCAAAGAGTTATCTAAAGATACAATTCTTAAGGATGCAGAAATAAGATATGAAAACTATCCAGCTATTTTACTTTGTAATGTTTGTAGAAATGAATGGAGTTACACAGAAAGTTTTGAAAAATTAAATGATGAAGAAAAAGAAGCCATTCATTTCATTCCAGAAACAATTCATGTTTACATTTATTGTCCCAAATGTGGAAGTGTAGATTTTGAGATTAAAGAAGGAAGAGGGGTATGGATTGAGGAAATATTATGA
- a CDS encoding Mrp/NBP35 family ATP-binding protein gives MKLIDPRVYAIEGRIKDIKRIWAVSSGKGGVGKSTLSTFISLLLNKRGYKAGLLDLDFYGPSSHLILGANNIKPIEDYGLRPADIEGIKFMSIIYFTENRPLAMRGKDISNVLIELLTITRWNNLDFLIIDMPPGMGEILLDIIRYISNLEFLVISNSSTISMETVEKLIKFLNSQNIPILGVIENMKFVPSEYIKNKCYELNIKYLGEISFCPEIENYYGNIEKLLDLRISKELNNILSFLI, from the coding sequence ATGAAATTAATTGATCCAAGAGTTTATGCTATTGAGGGGAGAATTAAAGATATAAAAAGAATATGGGCAGTAAGTAGTGGGAAGGGAGGTGTGGGAAAGAGTACTTTATCCACTTTTATTTCTCTATTATTAAATAAAAGGGGTTATAAAGCAGGACTCTTAGATTTAGATTTTTATGGCCCTTCTTCTCATTTAATATTGGGAGCTAATAATATAAAACCTATTGAGGATTATGGACTAAGACCTGCAGATATTGAGGGAATTAAATTTATGTCTATTATATACTTCACTGAAAATAGACCCTTAGCAATGAGAGGAAAGGATATTTCTAACGTTCTTATAGAACTTCTAACTATTACCCGTTGGAATAATCTAGATTTTTTAATCATTGATATGCCTCCGGGGATGGGTGAAATTCTTTTAGATATTATTCGCTATATATCAAATTTAGAATTTTTAGTTATTTCTAACTCTTCAACAATATCCATGGAAACAGTAGAAAAATTAATAAAATTTTTGAATTCTCAAAATATTCCTATTTTAGGAGTTATTGAAAATATGAAATTTGTTCCCTCTGAGTATATTAAAAACAAATGTTACGAGCTTAATATTAAATATTTAGGAGAAATTTCCTTCTGTCCAGAAATAGAAAATTATTATGGAAATATTGAAAAGCTCTTAGATTTACGAATCTCTAAAGAGCTTAACAATATTCTTTCTTTTCTTATATGA
- a CDS encoding 2Fe-2S iron-sulfur cluster-binding protein, whose product MEKIKIKVNGKEVEVSPGKTVLQVLKELGIHVPVLCYYEPLMPQGSCRICVVEDRGVLKTACTTPVEPNMDIKTDTPNVINSRKLVLQLLFSERNHYCMYCEVTGECELQDLGYEFGLDHFEFPTFERKFPVDNTHDFIMIDHNRCVLCRRCVRVCSEVAGHYVLGEMERGIDTMIIADMNLPLGNSSCVSCGLCAQVCPTGAIIDKRSSYLGREIQSDIIYSNCDLCAVGCGVEIYKKKGANFIVKIYGDWNSEISKGILCKVGRYLSLFNNKERAVGIRVKEEFGFRKIHEDNLVSLIKSKLNNAVAYVDGSLFNEELELIKELFKGRVYSLYPNDSPIPSNINIEDLDNSNFFVIIGVDLNREYGTIGSFVKRNVIGKKAKLMVIDKELNSLAKIADYVFNIKDINIALDILNKEKEVTIIYKNLTESERSLLLSLSNAKFLHLPMETNSIGLQKLGIKHEKISAENVFVFGKNLEGIKDLPIKNSFMLIFTPYEDEELHKGDVIVGITDWFEREGTFYNLEGRKVKKEKVLKPTFDVIDLKEFISYMLGKTERIS is encoded by the coding sequence ATGGAGAAAATTAAAATTAAAGTAAATGGAAAAGAAGTTGAAGTTTCTCCCGGAAAAACAGTTCTTCAGGTTCTTAAGGAATTAGGTATACATGTTCCAGTACTTTGCTACTATGAACCTTTAATGCCCCAAGGATCATGTAGAATATGTGTGGTTGAGGATAGAGGTGTGTTAAAGACAGCATGTACTACACCTGTTGAGCCTAATATGGATATAAAGACTGATACTCCTAATGTTATAAATTCAAGAAAACTTGTTCTTCAACTCCTTTTTTCGGAAAGAAACCATTATTGTATGTATTGTGAGGTTACTGGAGAATGTGAGCTACAAGACCTAGGCTATGAATTTGGATTAGATCACTTTGAATTTCCAACCTTTGAGAGAAAATTCCCAGTAGATAACACTCATGATTTCATAATGATAGACCACAATCGTTGTGTTCTTTGTAGACGCTGTGTGAGAGTATGTTCTGAGGTTGCAGGACATTATGTTTTAGGAGAAATGGAAAGAGGAATTGATACTATGATAATTGCAGATATGAATTTACCATTAGGAAATTCGTCCTGTGTATCTTGTGGGCTTTGTGCTCAAGTATGTCCTACGGGAGCAATAATCGATAAAAGATCATCTTATCTTGGGAGAGAAATTCAATCCGATATTATCTATTCAAATTGTGATCTTTGTGCAGTAGGATGTGGAGTTGAGATTTACAAGAAAAAAGGAGCTAATTTCATTGTAAAGATTTATGGAGATTGGAATTCTGAAATATCTAAGGGAATTCTTTGTAAAGTAGGTAGATATTTATCTCTTTTCAATAACAAAGAAAGAGCTGTAGGAATTAGAGTTAAGGAAGAATTTGGTTTCAGAAAAATTCATGAGGATAATTTAGTTTCCTTGATAAAATCTAAACTTAATAATGCTGTAGCATATGTAGATGGTTCTCTATTTAATGAAGAGCTTGAGCTTATAAAGGAGCTATTTAAGGGAAGAGTATACTCCTTATATCCAAATGATTCTCCTATTCCTTCAAATATAAATATTGAAGATTTAGATAACAGTAATTTCTTTGTAATCATAGGAGTAGATTTAAATAGAGAATATGGTACCATTGGTTCCTTTGTAAAGAGAAATGTAATTGGAAAGAAAGCAAAACTTATGGTTATAGATAAAGAATTAAATAGTCTTGCTAAAATTGCTGATTATGTATTTAATATTAAAGATATTAACATAGCACTTGATATTTTGAATAAAGAAAAAGAGGTAACAATTATATATAAAAATCTAACAGAATCGGAAAGATCTCTTCTTTTATCTCTTTCCAATGCTAAATTTCTGCACCTTCCTATGGAGACAAATTCTATTGGCCTTCAAAAGCTTGGAATAAAACATGAAAAAATATCTGCTGAGAATGTGTTTGTTTTTGGCAAAAACTTAGAAGGTATAAAGGATTTACCAATTAAAAATTCATTTATGTTGATATTCACCCCCTATGAAGATGAAGAATTACATAAAGGAGATGTTATTGTAGGAATTACTGATTGGTTCGAAAGAGAAGGAACTTTCTATAATTTAGAAGGAAGAAAAGTAAAGAAGGAAAAAGTTCTAAAACCTACCTTTGATGTAATTGATCTAAAGGAATTTATTTCTTATATGTTGGGTAAAACTGAGAGAATATCTTAA
- a CDS encoding NADP oxidoreductase — translation MGKIKVASIWCEGCSGCHMSFLDMDERLVELINKGLELNATPITDLKVPDEGTDIGIIEGAVATDHHEEEVKMMRERCKIIVALGDCAVFGGIPTMRNYFTVDDLLKRGYLTTESTVDGKIPISEELGKHLPKTKAVNEVVKVDFYIPGCPPSADAIYHVLREVLEGRIPKLEGELLKYE, via the coding sequence ATGGGAAAAATTAAGGTTGCTTCTATATGGTGTGAAGGATGTTCTGGATGCCATATGTCCTTTCTTGATATGGACGAAAGATTAGTTGAACTTATAAATAAAGGTTTAGAGCTAAATGCAACACCCATAACTGATTTAAAAGTACCCGATGAGGGAACAGATATAGGTATTATTGAAGGAGCAGTAGCAACAGATCATCATGAAGAAGAAGTAAAAATGATGAGAGAAAGATGTAAAATTATAGTAGCCCTAGGAGATTGTGCTGTTTTTGGTGGAATTCCTACTATGAGAAATTACTTCACTGTAGATGACCTTTTAAAGAGAGGATATCTTACTACTGAAAGCACCGTAGATGGTAAAATTCCAATTTCTGAAGAACTTGGAAAACATCTTCCAAAAACTAAAGCGGTAAACGAAGTTGTAAAGGTAGACTTTTATATTCCTGGATGTCCTCCTTCTGCAGATGCTATATATCATGTGTTAAGAGAAGTGTTAGAGGGAAGAATTCCTAAATTAGAAGGCGAACTTCTGAAGTATGAATAA